A window from Hemicordylus capensis ecotype Gifberg chromosome 2, rHemCap1.1.pri, whole genome shotgun sequence encodes these proteins:
- the LOC128343694 gene encoding 52 kDa repressor of the inhibitor of the protein kinase-like produces MERNIAGNRGLIDAELRSQIEKEKQRWREILTRILNCIKYLATQNLPLRGHRESLQLYDTNVGNFLGLVKRMATCDPVMKEHLTHVESHPGSTSYLSPAVQNEFIHLMASTVRKSILGGIRKAKYYGLMFDSTPDLAHREQMSQVVRYVEIDYESHTVRVRESFLGFIELSRKDAESLTKDILEKLEKDGMELQDCRSQCYDNAAVMAGHRSGVAQRIREKNKLAVFVNCDNHSLNLVGVHAAKEDVEMESFFGTIDSLYAFFSRSTQRWQRLRDAVPVSLKSESETRWSSRTEAVKPVNNHLERILEVLLDMRDDADETVESRSDAKHLRSHLLSYEFLTLLGFWNKILARIDSVQKRLQDPKMNFHNAALHLKALQDCFHGEREVLVSEALDVGHRLCEEWDVDFERRPRWKKRMPGEKSRDAGLTAREEMERVMKGALDRLNTELGERFTRLHDTDAKFGFLLDIEGLCYGADTENRKNNCENFCTMYSTDVDVALYDEILVCRMLLAARTDMRVARPEQLLEFIVQYGYDATFPNLRIAVQIMLTIAISVASCERSFSKLKLIFSCLRTSMGQDRLCDLALLSIEREETEKTNFDGIIDEFATMKARRAKL; encoded by the coding sequence ATGGAGAGAAATATAGCTGGAAACAGAGGACTCATTGATGCGGAACTTCGGTCACAgattgagaaggagaagcagaggtggCGCGAAATCTTGACAAGAATCCTTAACTGCATCAAATACCTTGCAACTCAGAACCTGCCTTTGCGAGGACATAGGGAGTCACTTCAGCTATATGACACCAATGTAGGAAATTTCCTTGGCTTAGTAAAACGAATGGCTACTTGTGACCCAGTCATGAAAGAGCACCTGACCCATGTGGAAAGTCATCCTGGATCCACCTCTTATCTCTCACCGGCAGTCCAGAATGAATTCATCCATCTGATGGCATCCACTGTTCGCAAGAGTATACTGGGAGGCATTCGCAAAGCAAAATACTATGGCCTCATGTTCGACTCGACTCCTGACCTGGCACACCGTGAGCAGATGTCACAAGTAGTTCGATATGTAGAAATTGATTATGAGAGTCATACAGTCCGTGTGAGAGAGTCCTTCCTTGGTTTTATCGAGCTAAGCCGGAAGGATGCTGAGAGCTTGACTAAAGACATTTTGGAAAAGTTAGAGAAGGACGGAATGGAGCTGCAAGATTGTCGGTCACAGTGCTATGACAATGCTGCTGTGATGGCTGGACACAGAAGTGGTGTTGCTCAACGGATACGTGAGAAAAACAAGCTGGCAGTGTTTGTGAATTGCGACAATCATTCACTCAACTTGGTGGGTGTACATGCAGCCAAAGAGGATGTGGAGATGGAGTCATTTTTTGGAACCATTGATTCCCTCTATGCTTTTTTTTCTCGCTCAACACAGCGCTGGCAAAGACTTAGAGACGCCGTGCCTGTGTCTCTTAAGTCGGAGTCTGAAACCAGGTGGAGTTCAAGGACGGAAGCAGTGAAGCCAGTCAACAACCACCTGGAGAGGATACTTGAAGTTCTTCTGGACATGAGAGACGATGCAGATGAGACCGTTGAAAGCAGAAGTGATGCAAAGCACCTGCGCAGCCACTTGTTGAGTTATGAATTTCTGACTCTACTGGGTTTTTGGAATAAGATCCTCGCTCGAATTGACAGTGTTCAAAAGAGGCTGCAGGATCCTAAAATGAACTTCCACAATGCTGCGCTGCATTTGAAAGCCCTCCAGGATTGTTTCCAtggtgagagagaagtgctggTCAGTGAGGCACTCGACGTAGGACATCGTCTCTGTGAAGAATGGGATGTCGACTTTGAAAGACGTCCGAGATGGAAAAAACGAATGCCTGGTGAGAAATCAAGAGACGCTGGGCTAACAGCtagggaggagatggaaagagtcaTGAAGGGAGCACTCGACCGTCTTAACACAGAACTGGGCGAGAGGTTCACTCGCCTGCATGACACTGATGCCAAGTTTGGGTTCCTTCTCGATATCGAGGGACTGTGCTACGGTGCTGACACAGAGAACCGAAAGAACAACTGTGAAAATTTCTGCACAATGTACAGCACTGATGTTGATGTGGCGCTATATGACGAGATTTTGGTCTGCAGAATGTTGCTAGCAGCACGGACTGACATGAGAGTAGCAAGACCGGAACAGCTTCTCGAATTTATAGTTCAGTATGGATATGACGCCACCTTCCCCAATTTGCGCATTGCTGTACAGATCATGCTGACCATTGCAATTTCCGTTGCCAGCTGTGAaagatcattcagcaagttaaagCTGATATTTTCCTGTCTCAGAACTTCCATGGGTCAAGACAGACTCTGTGATCTTGCTCTGCTGAgcatagagagagaggaaacagaaaAAACTAACTTTGATGGCATCATAGACGAATTCGCAACTATGAAAGCAAGGAGGGCCAAGTTATGA